The following are encoded in a window of Mycobacterium sp. ELW1 genomic DNA:
- a CDS encoding RND family transporter translates to MSTPIEERVVHAEPPQRAALAKWIRRLAVPIILGWLGLIVVLNVSVPQLEEVGKLRAVSMSPKEAPSVIAMMRSGKVFEESDSDSSAMIVLEGDQPLGDDAHRFYNDMIAALRADTTHVQHIQDFWGDPLTEAGALSADSKAVYVQVALAGNMGETLGNDSVEAVQKIVKGLSPPPGVKVFVTGGPALQADQQHAGDKSIRIIEMTTIGVIVIMLLFFYRSFITVGLVLVMLILGLTVTRGAVAFLGYHNLIGLSPFATQLLVTLAIAATTDYAIFLIGRYQEARSVGESREDAYYTMYHGTAHVVLGSGMTIAGATFCLSFTRLPYFKSLGVPLAVGMVVAVVSALTLGAAIVTVASRFGLLEPKRAMRIRFWRRLGAAVVRWPAAILFATVMIALIGLITLPGYQANYNDRKYLPADLPANEGFAAAERHFPIARMNPEMLLLETDQDVRNSADFLVIEKISKAIAKVPGIGRVQSITRPAGKPLKYSTIPSQMSMGSTGQTMNRSYMQDRMADMLVQGEDMQKTINTMTQMISLMEELSGVTHDMVGKTDKTAVDIAQLRDHISDFDDFFRPIRSYLYWEPHCYDIPLCWSTRSVFDTLDGVDKMTDDIQQLLPDMHALDAVMPQMIPLMNSSIESMKRMRIMMLTQQATQAGQQDQQAALSENQAAMGAAFNDSLNDDTFYLPPEIFDNDEFKRGIKNFISPNGHAVRFIISHEDDPLSADGINRIDAIKNAVFEAIKGTPLEGSKVYLGGTASAFKDMQEGNKYDLLIAGVAALSLIFIIMLLITRAIVAAAVIVGTVVLSLGASFGLSVLLWQHILGIELQFMVMAMAVIILLAVGADYNLLLVARMKEEIPAGINTGIIRAMGGSGSVVTAAGLVFAFTMISMSVSAMVVVAQVGTTIGLGLLFDTLVVRAFMTPAIAAMMGPWFWWPQVVRPKPLSTRPHGQLLR, encoded by the coding sequence CGCTCCGGCAAGGTCTTCGAAGAGTCCGACTCCGACAGTTCGGCGATGATCGTGCTGGAGGGCGACCAGCCCCTCGGCGACGACGCCCACCGCTTCTACAACGACATGATCGCCGCGCTGCGGGCCGACACCACGCACGTGCAACACATCCAGGACTTCTGGGGTGATCCGCTCACCGAAGCCGGGGCGCTGAGCGCCGACTCGAAAGCCGTCTACGTGCAGGTGGCGCTCGCCGGGAACATGGGCGAGACCCTGGGCAACGATTCGGTGGAGGCGGTCCAGAAGATCGTCAAGGGCTTGTCACCGCCGCCGGGTGTAAAAGTCTTCGTGACCGGCGGCCCGGCGCTACAGGCCGACCAGCAGCATGCCGGTGACAAGAGCATCCGGATCATCGAGATGACCACCATCGGCGTGATCGTCATCATGCTGCTGTTCTTCTACCGATCATTCATCACCGTCGGGCTGGTCCTGGTGATGCTGATCCTGGGCCTGACAGTGACCCGTGGTGCCGTCGCCTTCCTGGGTTATCACAACCTGATCGGCCTGTCGCCGTTCGCAACCCAGCTATTGGTGACATTGGCGATAGCGGCGACAACGGACTATGCGATCTTCCTGATCGGGCGATATCAAGAGGCCAGATCGGTCGGCGAGAGCCGCGAGGACGCCTACTACACGATGTACCACGGCACCGCGCACGTGGTGCTGGGCTCGGGCATGACGATCGCCGGCGCGACGTTCTGTCTGTCGTTCACCCGACTGCCGTACTTCAAGTCGCTCGGTGTTCCGCTGGCTGTCGGCATGGTGGTCGCGGTTGTGTCGGCGCTGACGCTGGGCGCGGCGATCGTGACGGTGGCCAGCCGGTTCGGACTCCTCGAACCCAAGCGGGCGATGCGGATCCGGTTCTGGCGGCGCCTCGGTGCGGCCGTGGTGCGCTGGCCCGCCGCCATCCTGTTCGCGACGGTGATGATCGCCCTGATCGGGCTGATCACTCTGCCGGGCTACCAGGCGAACTACAACGACCGGAAGTATCTGCCGGCCGACCTGCCGGCCAACGAGGGCTTCGCGGCCGCCGAGCGGCACTTCCCCATCGCCCGGATGAACCCCGAGATGCTGCTGCTGGAGACCGACCAGGACGTGCGCAACTCGGCCGACTTCCTGGTGATCGAGAAGATCAGCAAGGCGATCGCCAAGGTGCCGGGAATCGGCCGGGTTCAGTCGATCACGCGTCCCGCCGGTAAGCCGTTGAAATACAGCACGATTCCGTCCCAGATGAGCATGGGCAGCACCGGCCAGACGATGAACCGGTCATACATGCAGGACCGGATGGCCGACATGCTGGTTCAGGGTGAGGACATGCAGAAGACCATCAACACGATGACGCAGATGATCTCGCTGATGGAAGAGTTGAGCGGCGTCACGCACGACATGGTGGGCAAGACCGACAAGACGGCAGTGGACATCGCGCAGCTGCGGGACCACATCTCCGATTTCGACGACTTCTTCCGCCCGATCCGCAGCTACCTGTACTGGGAGCCGCACTGCTACGACATCCCGCTGTGCTGGTCCACGCGGTCGGTCTTCGACACTCTCGACGGAGTGGACAAGATGACCGACGACATCCAACAGCTGTTGCCCGACATGCATGCGCTCGACGCCGTGATGCCGCAGATGATTCCCCTGATGAACTCGTCGATCGAGTCGATGAAGCGGATGCGCATCATGATGCTGACCCAGCAGGCCACCCAGGCCGGGCAGCAGGATCAGCAGGCCGCCTTGAGCGAGAACCAGGCGGCAATGGGCGCCGCCTTCAACGATTCGCTGAACGACGACACGTTCTATCTGCCGCCGGAGATCTTCGACAACGACGAATTCAAGCGCGGCATCAAGAACTTCATCTCCCCCAACGGCCACGCCGTCCGATTCATCATCTCCCACGAGGACGACCCGCTGTCGGCCGACGGCATCAACCGCATCGACGCCATCAAGAACGCCGTCTTCGAAGCCATCAAGGGCACACCCCTGGAAGGGTCGAAGGTCTACCTCGGTGGCACCGCATCGGCCTTCAAAGACATGCAGGAGGGCAACAAGTACGACCTGTTGATCGCCGGCGTGGCGGCGCTGTCGCTGATCTTCATCATCATGCTGCTGATCACCCGGGCCATCGTGGCCGCGGCGGTGATCGTCGGCACCGTCGTGCTGTCACTCGGGGCGTCGTTCGGGCTGTCGGTGCTGCTCTGGCAGCACATCCTGGGCATCGAGCTGCAGTTCATGGTCATGGCGATGGCCGTGATCATCCTGTTGGCCGTCGGCGCCGACTACAACCTGCTCCTGGTCGCCCGGATGAAAGAAGAGATACCGGCCGGCATCAACACCGGCATCATCCGTGCGATGGGCGGCAGTGGGTCGGTGGTGACCGCGGCCGGCCTGGTGTTTGCCTTCACCATGATCTCGATGTCGGTGAGCGCGATGGTGGTGGTGGCCCAGGTGGGTACGACGATCGGACTCGGCCTGCTGTTCGACACCCTGGTGGTGCGGGCATTCATGACACCGGCGATCGCGGCCATGATGGGCCCGTGGTTCTGGTGGCCGCAGGTGGTGCGGCCCAAACCGCTGTCGACGCGTCCGCACGGTCAATTGCTGCGCTAG